The window ACCTGCcacattttttacatgtttcacTTAAATTTCAACATATATTCACAATGCTGGTTGTAAATATAGTTGATAATCCCTACTTCTTAAAAGatgtcaaaaatatattcagaaaaAGACTCTTACAGGGagcattattttatgtttgggATATGCGCTTTTACGCATTTCTTGAAAATGCTGTCATGCTCACAGGCACTTGTTGAATCAACTGTATCATATTATGTTGAACTTCTCACTGGGTGGTGAGGACCCCTTGCGGATGGACTGAGGGGTGTGGTGCttcattttctattcatttaaaCCCATCCCTGTTTGTGGGGCAGGCTGGTAACTCGCAGctccagtctctctccctctcagcgcACTGCACACActatccctcctcctcttcactctctttttcttctgccTCCTCTGGATCCTGACAGGAATTTCTGCATTCGCCGTTCATCCGAAAACAAGGGAACATATACAAACCCAACAACAAAGACATGGACAACGACAGTCTGAACGAGAAGACGATGGAGGATGTCCACACCAAAGAGATCGACCTGGTCAACCGGGACCCCAAACGCATAAATGAAGACGTTGTCAAGGTGAGTCAAACCTGGAGGGCTGTTTGTTAACTTTTAAACTCAAACTTTAGGTTAAACCTGCATCTGTTGTGAGATTTCTCTCTACTCTCCTGTCAAGCTGAAACTATAACTTCACCTTAAATACCTGATGCAGAGTGTGCACTGTGTTTCTGCTCAATGGAGCCGCCTGATAATCCCAGtaaactgaaataaactttTGGTGACTGTGCTGGAGGGTAGGAGCTGTCAAACTGGCGTTATGCGCggctgtgagtgagtgagtgagaggcGCACGGCGGTTCCTCTGCGCACTGTATTGCGCGCAGTGGTTCCAGCCGTGTCCCCCCTCAGTGACTTTCCCCTATTAGGGAAATGCTTCTCAGCTCATTGAGGCGATACAATGGAGAGCTATCGTATACGTAAATATCTGTGCGTCTGTTTGAGCGATGGACATGAATACTTGAACATCCTCACAGAGGAAACATTACGAATTTCCTGTTGTTGGAACACACATTTCCCCACCGTCTTTATTGCACACGCCTTGCTGTTGGGAAAGTAGAATTCTTTCCATAAGAAAGAAGTCTGTCCGCGTAAATACCGagtgtttattttttgaaagGAGTTAGCAGAGGGAGACGGTTTGTAGCAGCAGAGGAGTGGTGCGCTGGAAGCCACCTGACGCGTCTGCATGGTAGTGGGGGAGCCCGGCCGCGCTGTTCTCCAGCTGGGGCAGGTTTTTCCATCAGAGTGGGGTCAAACAGCTCGCTGCGTGGAACAGGAGGGGTCAGCTCTTTGAAATGCCTGAACTCTGCCTTGTTAAAACAGGGAAACACCCAAGTAGCTGGTTAAGTCTGAAGGGATATCCCTCACCACTCCccatccctcctccctcctttcctcccaTTCTACACTTCTCCTTACTCCCTCCCTTCATGCTTGCAGTTGCGTCAGTGGAGCAAATGTCCATGTGTTCTTTATTGGCTGCATCAGCTCTCAAATTATaattgacattttggaaagATCCTCCTCAATAAACGGCTTCTTAGTAGTTCAGTTGATTCTTGTCATGTTTTGatcaaaaatacatataaacagAATAAAGTAAACAATGCATGCAATGAATACTCTTAAAAACAGTAATATATGTACATACTTGGTGTAAAAGTGTGATTTACTAAAAGTGAGATAAattacatgtgaaatgtgagtttTATCACATGCAACATGTCCAGAAATCACATTTAACTATAGCTGAATGTATCACAGGTGAGATGCTGTTTAACATGAGATGTCTTATATTTTACATGCCAGACATCTGCAAATCATGTGCATTTATCATGTGAATTTATCCCTAATGTGCCAATATGTGTGAAGCGGTTCTCCACGtgtgataaaaatgttaaatatactTCACATGTCACACATTTACATAGGTTTGTAAGGGAAAGAAGGTCAATTTggtgtaaaaataaagaaaacgcAAAGCCTGTCTTGCTTATGATCAGCAGATATAGTGTTTAGACTCATTCTTCTTCCAGTTCTGCCACATGTCTGTTCTACCAAGGAGAGTTTGAAGAAGCTCCTTTCTTTGAAGAGAAGGAAAGACCTGGATTTTAGGGGTAAATTTGGGGAAAAGGTCGCCCTTTTGGACTTTTCCagttgtctgtgtctgtctccacTTCGTCTATCactctattctctctctctctctgtgtctgtctctctcccttctcctccACTGTGACAGTGAGTCAGACTCTCCGTCCAGTCTCAGAATAGAATACAGCTTTATGATTGTCCTGCCCCTCTCTAATCAACTCAGCAGACGGCTGGTGAAATTATCTGAGGTCACATGTGCgtacactgtaaaaattaaaacctcTGTGATGAGCCGTCAAGAGGCTGAGAAACTTCTTTTGTAATTCTAAGCTACTTGTACTTATAATTCAAAAACAACTCCAGCTTACTattacactttttacacatttattcaaCAGCTATAGCCACTTACTTGctgttactttacagattaagatCAAACATGTATAATGAGCATATAATTTACACTGTAAATTAAACTACAGAATAGTACATAAGATCACTGTCAGTCAATTTTGGCATCAAAATGCAACTTGCATTACAATGCATCATTAATGATAATccaatatttattatattcaaTGTAAAGACTGTTAGGGGCCACATAATAAGCACTTTTGATAATCTAAGTACATATTTGTGATAATATTTACgtacatttacatgaaattttaaATGCTGAGCTTGtaatggagtgtttttacagtatagGTATAtaggtatacagtatatatattacATTGTGGCAGGATTTGAATACTTCATCCACCACTATTGGTAACTATACTGTTAAGAAAAGCAGACATTTCCTTAAGAAATCCCCTCATACAGGCTTAACAAACCCTGACTTAGCCCCCCTAACCCCCCTCTCATTTCAAGCCACCTGTGACACATGtggagaacatttttttttggtttattttccaTCGTGAGGAACCCAAAGGTGCTAAGTGTCTCCCTATGGATCTGAGAATAAACTCTGATGAGCCTGTACTTTTTACAGTGTGCTGTATACTGCATTTCCAAGGTGCTGTGAGGTCAATGTAACAGTTATGCCAAGTGGAAGCGTGTGTTTGGTGTGCCCCAATGAAAAGCACAAGCAGGGAATCCCCTCCAGCAACCCTCCCCccaaaaccaacacacacacacacactcactactcACACTTAAATGTGTATAGCGTGCATTCAGGCGTTCTGTATgtagcgcacacacacacacacgcacacacacaacggTGCATTCTTGTAATCCAAGGTATACACGCTGTTCTCCTGTAGCTGCTACAGCTGGTCTCAATCACCTGGCCACATCAAACAAGTTCCATTACTGACATGCATGTGGAGTTTACCCTGCAAAgggagttttttttcctccagtgaAGTTGTGGGTCTTTATatagcagagaggagaggaagggctCCAGCCCGGCAGTCAGAGGAGTGAAAATGCCCCCACTGGAGGAAATTTTTGAGAGGGAGTTGTGAGAAGTTTGAGCTCCGGCAGTTGAAACAAAAGGATCGGAACTATAAAGCCTTGTTTGGTTGGctgtttgtcatatttttacTTGACCACCTCCTCCTgggatattttttttgtgattatagATTATTTTCATCGTTGTGTTGAAATCTCATACCTCTAGTCGTTatcatttctgtaattttttatCACAACTGAAGGCTTACACACTGCTCTGTGCGATGACGCATCTGGTGCTAATGCAAATCCTCAAACTCAGTGCAATGGGATTTGTTTCCATGCAAATGTCATGTAAATTTAAAACAAGACAATGGCGATActgcaaaaatatatacagaaggTGTGTTGCatcacaaaaaataattaaaggggtttttacagatttgtttaaacttttaaaGTATGATATAATTGGCTGGTCATTGCATCTTTTGTAAAGGTCAAAAGAAGAATGAATCAAAAAAGCAACTACTTTGGAGTAAAAACAATCCTCGGTCCATGTCTGTCAGTGACAAATGACTGCTGCCAATCATCCTAATCTGTCTCCTgaaccaaaccaaacatttccccTGACTACCAAAGCCCTCGAACCAACAAAAGAGTCCATTAACGTGGCACACTCTGACCTCCTCCTGGGACCTGCTTTGCCTATTCAAGCATGGTGCAGCCTGAAGATAGAGCTCTGGAAATAGCACATTGCCTTATTTACTCAATACTACTGTTGCCTTGCCAACTGGTCACATGCTGACCCCGAGACTCCATTGTTTCATATCAAACCTCTGACGGGACCACAGAGGATCCTCACTCATGTCTCAGCACaactgctgtgctgctgcagtaAAAGGACAAGACGTTTCAGTATCCTGCTCTAAATGCTTTTTGTAATGTGAATGCTCACTTTGTTGATTTTCTCCAATAACGGTTGAAGTTAGAGGACACAGTTTGCAATTTTTGACTTATTTGACATCATGTTGGAGTAAATGGAAATTTCTGTGTGATTTATTCCCCATAATCTTGCCAAAATCCAAATTAACAACAGAGTATTTTAACAGAATAACAACCTCTTCTTAAGGAAGCATAAAATGACACTGTTGAAATTGTaagatgatgattttttttaatacagaCTGTTAATAAAGCACCACATATCaggtaatgatgatgattttcttCATAATGTTACCTACAGAGCAGCATTTTAGAAAACTAAAAAACCTGGAAGGTAAAGCACACCAAACAGCTTCACTTTATGAAGTAAAAAATCTCCACCGTCCTGCTGTGGCTGTGTTTGTGCCTCTCTGCAGAAGGCTCTCATTTAGTCTCAATCAAAGTTCTGGAAACTGGCGCAGAGTTGGTCCACTTTAAAATTTGTAGCTGTGGAAAAATTAAATGGACGCCGCACTGGTTTTGTGGCTGCAGTCAGATTTATATTATAAGGCTGTAGTGAGCTCCACCAGTGCTGTGAGGGAGGCTTTATGCAGCCTGCTTGGAGTAAAAGAATTGGACTCACAAGCTGCTGTttcaaggcaaaaaaaaaatttaaaaaaatctctacTGGGATACTTGAGGATCTGTGTTCCAAAATAAGATGTCCAGGACATGACATTCACTCTTACATAATGAATAACAGCAATAAATTAAAccctaaaatgtgttttatactCTGTATTCACCATACTTTGGAGATTTTGAATTGTGAACGTTGGAATTATATAGCGTATATTATATTAGATATTTGTAGTGTAGTGTTTTATATATGCAATTCATGAGTCATCAACTACTTTTTCTATGCAACtgagtttttaaagttttattttcttggAACAAGTGATACAAATTCGAATCCTTCACGTGTTTTCTAAAatcttttaactgttttctagagttgtcttttttttcttgttcaaGATATAGACAcagatattttctttatttttttaaagcattagttcaacattttgggaactaTGCTTAGCCAATTCCTTGCCAAGATCAGAGAATCAATACCACTCTTAAATCTTAAAGCTGGAGTTGGGAGAAGGtaaacttagcttagcataaagactggaactTTGCTCTGTCCAACAGTAAGGAAAATCCAtccaccagcacctctaaagcttactTATTAACACGTTATCAGCGTTTCCTGTCATCTAAACAAAAAACGAAATGTAAACacgacaagttgtggttttatggggggAAGTCACTATACCCAGCCAACAAATAGTCCAATGTAAAGGTGCTGGTCAGCAAATTTTGCtacctttagacagagccaggctagctgcttccccctgtttcaagtctttatgctaagctatgctaactatctcctggttccagtttcttatttaacagacagatatgagagatCCTCTGATCTAACTCtttgcaagaaagcaaatctccaaatgtcaaacttttcttTAACAGTTGAAGAGTTTTGCAGTCTTCAATTCTGATAATTATCTCTATTCAAACATGGTTTCAGAGAACAAAAATATGACACCATGTTCAGTTTGAAAACTGAAATCAACAATGGTAAAAATAAGCCATAATGTCTTTTTGTCTGATGTCAGCAAGCGGTTTGTGTAAGTGGGCGTCACATCCTCCAGGCAGTGGACAGTATCTAAGGACGAAGCACTTTTCCATTTCACCGTCAGTGTGACACTGGATAATATCTGCATGACTTATAGATATTACCCCATTACCCCTCAGTAACTCAACTGGTCTGTTAGACAAGACACAGTCTCCAAGtacttgtaaaataaatattgaaacTGTGCTCATAAGCCGGTGTAGAACATGAGAGGGACGGTCTGcattgtgtttacagtgtgcaAGTTGCCACCAGTCGGGTCACGGACAGTTGCACAGATCGTCCCATTTAAAGGCCCAAgaaatgtgtttacagtgaGGAGAAGCACAATGTCCTGGCTAACCTTAATGGGAGgtggaggaaaagaaggagggTCCCACAGATCCCTTGTCATAGGGAATGTTGATAGGGATGTTACAGGGGAAAGATGATAAACCTTGAGTATCTGTAGGTTTATTCCTGTTTATTCAACACCAAACCAGAAATGTGAAACACATCCATTGCTCTGCACCACAAGATTTTTTCCAGAGAAAGACACATTGAGTGTATAGAATAGCAGATGTAAAAGCTTCTAGGACCAAGCAGCCAACGTTCTGACAATGTTTTATTGGCTACATCCTGTCCATCTGTGGCCAACGTTTCTACCTCAAAATAGTTGAAATTTCGTTTGTCCATTTTGATCCAGATTTAGCCtcaaatatgatctcttttatACATTTATCTATCAGCCAATCATCTCTACATACAACTACAAGTACTCAAGAACTAACGCCTTAAAAAGTCTCCAGTATTTCTGATGAACtgtaatctatctatctatctatttagtGGTGTGAAGACTAAAATCCTCTCGTTGATTTGCAAGAAGCAAAGCAGATGCCAGAGATAGTGTGTGAAGCAATCAGTATTTTGGGTGGGGCAGATGTCGGCGGTTAGACTGTACCAGTCACTGCGAGGGGAAATGTAAATCTTGTGAggaatccccccccccaccctcttctccatctctgcAAACTGACGCATCAACAGGGAGTGAAGTAGCTGATTTATGTGGAAATAATGAGTTCAGATTCTAAAGACTGCAAAGTTTTCATTTGCGCCATATCGGGCCTCTTATGAAATACTATTGACAAGTTATGAAGTGAATGTTGGGGTACTGGCTGTCTCTGTTTACTGGAACAGTACAAGTTGCTTTTAGTGAGTGGTAGTTACTAGTGGTTTTTTTACCCCTAGTGcgtagactgtatataaagacagACGTAGCgatgtgtgatgtcacccattggtttgcattgtaACCTGTTTGAAGTCCAGAGTGGATGCTTATCATTGACGcaatcttttctgtttggagtcAGAACCTTCCTAATAAGGAGTGCCTCAGACCACAGATAAcgttagcttactgggaacacacacacacacacacactcagcagacATCAAAACCACTTCAATCTTCAAATCtcgtcttcaaatcttattaacagagcaataatttccaaaatggccaccagcacacttattagagggtttgaatttagactttttttctaGAACTGGCACTCTTTGAAGAAAATGATTGACTTcatgagagaagttgaggctttttgaatgggagtcagttttTGTCAGCATCCAGTGAACGTCTGTTGCATTgtactttaaggtacttccacattggttTCAGTCTCAAGCAATGGTAGTTGCTACCTGCTGTATACAGTGTTATCAATCCATGGTAGTTTCAGTTGAACACAACAAGGTTTTAAGATATCCATCTAGTTCTGCTGCCACCCAAAGTTAATGTGGGTAAACGAAATTTCATTTGTCCTCTTCAAAGcgtttaaaaattacatttgatcAACTCAATGGAAAATACATTGTGGTAATTCAGCCAGAGAACTAAAGTCAGGCTTGCATTAGCAAATTGGCAACAGCTGTTAAATTCATTCTTCCAGGTCATTTATCAGCTTCTTGGCTATCAGCTGACTAGTAGCATCCAATCAAATTCATACAAGCGTAGAGAATAGCCATTAAAACCTGACCCATTGCTGATGCTATCACTCTGCTGATTCACACAGACTCCTCCTCGTGTTTTTGGTTTTGCTAACCCTAGATTTGATGTTTATGTATGTTGGTTAAGGGGTAATTAGTCCTCTCGGCAGACTCCCAGTTGCtgcttggatttttttttagagctgcCTAAAAGAGCAGAGCCTTTTTTGCCAAATCTAACTATAACCTTTGCCGTAAATGCCACTCTTTTTGTCAacaattcatttgtttattcattccATCGAACAATGATACTGTTGGCTCTATAATACATAACTCTAGACCTGAAAGAAGTGTTTTTGCCAACATTTTCTTACTCTTATTCTGCCTTTCTTCTCAGGTGGACTTTGAGGACGTTATCGCCGAGCCTGCAGGGACCTACAGCTTCGATGGCGTGTGGAAAGCGAGCTTCACCACCTTCACCGTCACCAAGTACTGGTGCTACCGGCTGCTGACGGCGCTGATCGGCATCCCCCTGGCGCTGGTCTGGGGAATCTTCTTTGCCATCCTGTCCTTCGTGCACATCTGGGCTGTGGTGCCATGCGTCAAGAGCTACCTGATCGAGATCCAGTGCGTCAGTCGCGTCTACTCCATCTGCGTGCACACCTTCTGCGACCCGCTGTTCGAGGCCGTGGGCAAATGCCTCAGCAGCATCCGAATGCGCATAACCAAGGAGATGTAATGtccaaaaagaggaagaggaggattaacggaaagaggggagggaggatTGTAGGGCTGGAGCAACACAGATGGAGGGAAAAgtcagaacagaaaaaaaagaagaagaagaagaaaaaaaagacctctGGGAAATGAGAGGTGAGACGTTTCCGGAGTTGGGCGGGGGATGTTTGGAGATGAGGGGGTGTGGTCACACAGCACCTGGTCCCGCCTCTTTCTAccagctgtttttttctctccagtaCTGGTGTAACCAAACAGGGCACAGGAAATCAAAGGGTCGCTCTatgggggtggggagggggggttgttgttttgtttgtgttctagatttttttattcttcactgTTAATTTTCTCTAGCAAGCAACCGAGCTCCAAACTAGTTTTTTTGTTAGTTTCGCCACATGATGTAAATTCCTTCCATTTTTACCGTTTCTGTGGATAGCTTATCACTTTATTGATTCATGTGAAGGGAGGATGTCAGGGTGTATCACTGTCTTCTCTCgcgcttgtttgtgtttgtttttggagccgCTGGGCCGGGCCGGATGGTTGGATGTCAGCGTTGGCCAGGTCAAAGCAGATGAGCGCTGCCAAATTCCATCTGactcagcaaaaacaaaacaacccccAATCCGCACCACACAGCCACGCCCTCCCTCTGCCCCCCCTGACCTCCAACCCCCAAAACCAACCTCCCAGcctccccccaccacccccaccccccctccgcCTGGCTTTCCAGCAGTCTGACACACTGAACCTGCCCTTTTTCCTGCATGCCACCTGCGTCGCCTTGCCAGCAACTCGCCGTCCGCCACCGTCACGCCCGCCATGCTGCCTGCTGAGGCAGAAATGATCCGCACCTCTGCATCTCAGCTCACTTGCTCTCTGCATCAGCTTCCCTACTTTGCCTCCAcctcgaaaaaaaaaaaacatttttcagagcAGGTTTCATCACAATCATCCTCATGAGCACATGGGTGTGTGACAGAGAATGTTAGCATctggatttcacttttttatttttgtttttttcttcagagcAACGTACGCCTGTCCTTTATCAGTGAGGCTTAAGGCTTTTAAATGCACACATCATAGTTCCATGTGCTTTTTTTCTACAGTATAAATATGAAGAACTTGAGGGGTTAATTTCAATGCCATTGTTTTGATGTCCTATATGTACTGTATGGGTGTTTATGCAGAAGATAAGCCCTGATAAAACTTAAGCTATGGCCTCATTCCAGTGCACTAATCTATGGGAAAGTATTGTTAGTGAATAGCACTAATGTAAATCTCCTTTCTATATAACTCATCTGCAAAAGGTAGTAGAGTACTAACATTTACTTTTGCACACTTTGCACTTAGAGCGTGCAGTTACGAGCTTGTGTGGAAGTTTTTCTTATGCACTGTGGTACTTACACAGGTTAATGCATTGGAATAAAGACAATATGAGGTGgaatgtgtgatttttatttttgttatctgGTCATAATTTTGCACCCTCCccctgtttttgtcttttgttttcttgattcTCCCCTGATGAGTTTGTTCCGCTTCCCCAACTTTTTGACTGTGGACACAATGCTGAAAAGCATCAAGCTGACACCTCCCACCCCAGAGATGGGtgaagggatggatggatgaggggggggagggggggtttcTGTGATGGGCTGGGTTGGGGAGGGTTATGTTTTATCAAGACACTTAAGCACGCTTTGACTCCGTCACCTTCAGTCTACCTGCTGTCTTCTCACAGGGATGGTAATATCATAGCACCTGTTTCTTGAATTGAGTTTTTTAAGCTCTAAAGGTGATATTTTTAtaagaaattattattttttccttccttgcTTTTACTGTACAATACCACGCTGTGCACATTAAAATTTAATATAATCCAGTGtgcatttgtttatgtttttttaacccACGCTGTAAGTGATCATTAGCATGTGTGTCTCCATCATGAAATCAGATATTaactgtggatttttttgttctttttttacttgTGATGATGAGTCATAGCGGACATAATTGTGTAATGATTCACAGTAGATACTGGTTTCATTCATCTGTGCTGCAGGAACCAGCCAGCTGAAGCTActtgtggaaaaaacacataacataacataacataagaATGAAGCTGGAGCACAGCGGCTGAAAGATCATTCCCAGCAGCAGTGCCCTCCAAACCTTCACTAGCATTTATATGAGTCAGTGACAGTAAGGCCTAATGCCTGCAGGGTTGCtcatagcatttttttttccaaccctGGCACAGCATTTCCATGGTTACatgagaaacaaataaaaacgtTGGGCAATGCTCATGAGACTGATTTCAAGTCTCTTGACTGTATTCAAGTTAATTTACACCAAAAACAGGCACATAAATACACAGCCTGAGACAAGCGTTCACTGTAAACTGTATTGTTCAACAGTAACATGTTGAGAATGAAGTCAAGTCGACTTAACAGTGGTTCATTGTTTATCATCAAGGGTGATTTTTAAAGATAAAGTGGATACAGTAGAAAAAGGGTACAGACGAGCTGTTTAGGGCTGCCTCCAGGTAGTAACCTAGCTACAGTTTACGCTTaccatatacagtaccagtcaagaGTTTGAACACACCTTCTCTTTCCCTTGAATGAAAAAGTTTGTCCAACTGGTTATGTATTTTCATAACATTTGAGTCACAGAGGCCAAAAGTATGTAGACACCCAGACATTACGCATATATTCATTCGATGAGCGTCTCATTCCAAAACAGCTGCAAAACCAGCTTTCACTCTTCTAGTTTCAGGTTTTTTACCGGATTTTGGAGCCTGGCTACTGGGCTCTGTGCAgaccagtcaagttcttccgcACCAAACTGGGATAGACTTTCCTTTATGGACCTGGCTGTGCACTGCGgtattgtcatgttgaaacaggaaacagacaaaGTTGGAAGCACTATTGTCtaaaaatatcattgtatgctgtagcattaagatttcccttAAGTGGCTTCCCTTAAACTAACccaaaccataaaaaaacagcCCTGGACTAAAAGTACACAGAAGTATATGGaatgtccacatacttttggctgTTTAGTGTAAGAATTTCCAAAATCCTCACAGACTTCTCAGTCAGTCTGGATGAAAAATATTCCATCTGCTGCACAATAAAAAGACTTGTCTCTCAAGATGCAACTTTATCTCTCAATCTGAGCAAAGCCAGTAGCCAAAGTGACATATCTTGCTCAGTTTACAAAACTGAAGGTTTTATTATAGTGTACATTTGTATATATTAATTTTAGGCaaatttttctttaattgtaCAAAGCAGGTGAGGAGATACAGCcccctttcttcctctttaaTGTGCAAGGGATAGAATATTTTTTATCCAGATGGGCCAAAGTTTTTAACAGTGGAAATATCTTAAAACTATGATAAACAACATGAATGCTGGGCCTGAAGATAGCCTATCCAGCGTTATGTAAGCGAATAATATAGACAAATTTCAACATGGTAATACTAAATCACAAATAAGATGCTGGGAGAatggaaagacagaaagcaaaaggaaaaactgattaaagaaagaaggaaaaacagctTGTGGAATCTTCTGAACACccaaaaaatatcaaactaaaAGTGGTTTTTGTACAGACAGACACGACCTCAACAGTCTGCACTCAGACACTCAGACAGCTCCAGCTGGACCACAACAGAGACACAACTGAGAGCTACTGGGCAAGCTGCAGTTAAAGGTCCTAAACAGAGTAAAACCTGTTCATTGTTGCTCCAGAGGGGGAAATTTCCAATGACTTGCAGTGCAGGACCAAATTGGACATAACGGAAGGATGAGAGAGCACAGTGATGGTCCTGTTACTTCCATGCAGACGACAGGATTGGACAGTGGCTAATGGCAGTGACCTGATACAACCAGGGTGAGAAGTTACCAGCAACTGCTATAGTAGCTTAGTACTTCTCTGTGTGGCGGTAAGTTTGTCTTTTGTGTTAGATATCTCATTCTTTTGGATGTATTTCTCTTACTTTAAAGGCAGCACTTCTTTCCATTCAGTTTCCAGTCATTAACATTGGTGACAAATATTGATGCAGACTTTATGTACACTAGGACGGACACAACTCAAGCACGTTTCAAGAATctgttaattgatttttataCCATGcaaaaaatgaatggaaatcaaTGGATGCCTGcaacacaagaaaaatacatCCAAAACTCTAAAAACTGCACAGACTGCAGTTGATGAAATGATCAGGAGCCAAAATTTGTGTGGTACTTTAGGTGAATAAATTTGTGGTGGTTCAGTTGTCTGTGTTGTCC is drawn from Thunnus thynnus chromosome 5, fThuThy2.1, whole genome shotgun sequence and contains these coding sequences:
- the cav1 gene encoding caveolin-1 — its product is MTGGLKDGETEEEFLHSPFIRKQGNIYKPNNKDMDNDSLNEKTMEDVHTKEIDLVNRDPKRINEDVVKVDFEDVIAEPAGTYSFDGVWKASFTTFTVTKYWCYRLLTALIGIPLALVWGIFFAILSFVHIWAVVPCVKSYLIEIQCVSRVYSICVHTFCDPLFEAVGKCLSSIRMRITKEM